The stretch of DNA CCGAAACGGCCGTCACGCAGGGGAGTCTCATCTTCTTCCTGAAAGGAATCGGCGGAGAGGACCCACCGGGAGAAGCCCCGCGGGCCGAAACGGCCGTCACGCAGGGGAGTCTCATCTTCTTCCTGAAGGGACTCGGCGGAGAGGACCCACCGGGAGAAACCCCGCGGGCCGAAACGGCCGTCACGCAGGGAAATCTCACCTTCTTCCTGAAGGGAATCACTGGAAAAGATCCAGGAGACAAAACCACGTCCAAAACGCGATTGCTCCGGAGCTACGGGATCTTTCACAGAAAGTCTTTCCGAGGAGAGAACCCATCGAACAAATTGAAAGAATTTTATGGGGTTTAAACTCATCAAGGAATTGAAGGCTCCTTAAGCTTGTTTATTACCCTGCAACGACAGCGATATTGTCTATACCACTTTTTAAACTCAGGTCAAAGGTCTTTTTGCGGATCCATGGCAGGTGTATGTGTTCACAAGCGCAACCCCCTACTCGGAAGCTGTCACCGATCCATGGACGGCCGCTGATTCGCCCACCGTTGCGACACCCCCAACGAACCTCAGCCTGCCTGTATAGATCGGGATCGCAACCTTCAGCATCAGTGTATAGATGAGCGCTCCAGTCGCCCAGACCCCGAGGGCGACAAAGATCTCGGCATGGGTGGGAGAATATTCGTAAATCTCGCCCAGGGTCCCCGGGATGAAACCCGGGACGACGAGTCCCATCCCCTTCTCGATGTATACTCCTATGATAACCAGCACACACGCCATGTTCAGGGTTACCACGTTATTCCTGGCCCTGGGAGAAAGGAAGAGGAAAAAGGCTATCAGGTTAAATATCAGAGCCGTCCAGAGCCATGGCACCAGAGCATTGTGCCCCTTAAGACCAAAATACAGATATTTGAGCGGCGCAAGTTCAGCGGTACCCGAATAGAACTCCTTGAACATCTCGGCGCCGAAAAGGAAGAGGTTAAACCCCATGGCGTAGGCGATCAACTCGGCAATCTTTGCAATAGCGCTGTCCTCGATCTCCAGATCGGATATCTTCCGGAGGATCTGGAAAATGATGATCATGAGCGCCGGACCGGAGCAGAAAGCTGAAGCCAGGAAACGGGGCGCAAGGATGGACGCATTCCAGAAGGGGCGCGCCGGCAGGCCATTGTAGAGAAACGCCGTTACCGTGTGGATGCTTATGGCCCAGGGTATGGAGAGGATCACCAGTGGTTTGACCACGGCCATGCTGTATTCCAGGTTGTGGGCTATACGGTACATGACATAAAAAACAACCGTCAGGTTCAAAAAGAGGTAACCGTTAAGAACCAGCACGTCCCACGCCAGAAGAGAACTTGGAAAGTTCATGGTGCCGAAGAACGGAAAAAGATGCCAGACCCTGTCGGGACGGCCGAGATCGACCATGATAAACATGATGCACATGAAGATAGCGCTAATGGCCAACATCTCGCTGAAGAGCACGATCTCCTTGATGGGTTTGAAGTTGTAGATATATGCAGGGATGACCAGGAGCACGGCCGCGGCCGCAACGCCCACCAGAAATGTGAAGTTCGAGAGGTAGAATCCCCAGGAAACCTGATCGCGCATGGCTGTGACGATGAGGCCCTTTTCCAGCTGAACGACGTAGGTGCTCCACCCCAGGAGCATGAAGAAACCGAGGATGCCGAGCCAGATGTAATAGCCGCGGCTGCCCTTTACGATCTGCTTGAGGGCCATAAGAAAATGTTTCATTAGATCCGGCATGATAATCGCCCCCTCATTCTATGTGGCGAAGAAGTAGAAGAACTTGGGATACGTATTCAGATCCTCTTTCCACCTGAAAATGCGCTTGTTTTCAATGCAGTATCGAATCTCGCTCGCAGGATCCAGCATATTTCCGAACTTTCGCGCGCCAACCGGACAGACCTCCACGCAGGCCGGATAACGACCGGGTGTATTTCTTGTCCTCTGGATGCAAAAAGTACACTTCTCGACGATACCGTGATACCGGGGCCTGTTTCCCAGGTAATGAGTGTCCGGATTGATCTCTTTTTTAGGAATACCCGGGCTGGTCCAGTTGAAATGTCTCGCGCCATAGGGACAGGCCGCCATGCAGTAACGGCAGCCTATGCACCAGTTGTAATCCACGACCACTATGCCATCGTCCTCTTTCCATGTGGCCTGGGTAGGGCAGGCTCGGACACAGGGAGGGTTCTCGCATTGCTGACACTGGGTAGGCATATAGAAGTATCCATCCTCCGGAACCTTGGCAGGATTATAATACTTGTCGGCGTTCTCCAGATCGTTGCCCCACTTGTCTCCCTTTTTGAACCGAAGAACCGTAATCCAGTGGATCTGCGGATCCCTTGACTGGTTGTTCTCATCGACACAGGCATACACACAACGACGGCAGCCGATACACCTGGACAGGTCAAGACCGTAACCGAACAGGACTCCCGGAAGAGCCTTGTTGGCGGAGACTTTGATATCCACATCGTATTTTTTTGCATATTCCCGCTCGAGTCGCTCAAGAACCTTCTTCAATTCCTTGTCGTTCATCTCACGGAAGTGCTTCTGAAAAAAGGCTTCCCAGATCGAGGCGTCAGCATCCCTGGCCGGCAAAACCAGCGCGGCGGATCCCAGGGCCACCCCTTTCAGGAAGCTCCGCCTGGCAACCTTGTGTTCCCGCTGAGAGCTGAACTCGGGTTTCTTCATGACATCTGGCCTCTACTTGATATCCGCCGGTTTAATGGGAGGGGGTTTTGGAGTGATAGGCTTGAACCTGGGGTTGTGCGGATTGTGGCACTGGACACATAGACGGTAGATCTTCTTGCCGTTCCACTCCCCCGTGCGTTTCCCGTGAACGCCGGCCTTCCAATCCCTGAAAATCGTTCCATGGCACTGGCCGCAGAGATAATAGGACTCCCCGAAAGTGACCAGTTTCCCGCTTGCAAGACGCAGATAGTCCCGATCATCAGGGTTGTGGCAATCCAGACACCAACGCTGTTTTTCGGCATGGTGGATCAGTCTGATGTCCTCGTGAAATTCTGTGAGTTTACGCCTCTTGGGATTGGTCTTCATGTCGGCATGGCAGTCGGAACATGGAAAAATACCTGGCGACAATGGTGGGGGCGTAATAAAGAGGTTCGGAATAGGCTGTTCCACCCTCCCGGCAGGCTCGGACTGGGCAACAGTTTTGCCGGAATGGGTCTTTGAGTCCGAACGGGCCGCCAGGGGCGTCATCACAAGGACCGCACCAAGAAGGACCGTCAGAACCTGAATTTTTCTCATGTGAATGCCTCCCACGTAAAACCCGCACCACCGATTAAGATCCTGCCGCTAACTCATCGGCCTGCAAAACCACGACGGAGCCTTGATAGGGGTAAATACAAACACAGCACAATCTATTTACGGCAAAAAAGAACTTAACTACAAAAAGATACATCTGATGTGATATTTCAGTACGATAGTGTAATTCACAGGCGAGCTTCGGCGTATTTATATACCCGACCGCCTCCATTGTAAAGAAAAAATCATGTCAATTTTGATGGACTCGCAAAAAGCATTATTTCACTTTCATCACAGATTGATGACTCCCTGCGAAGTCATCAATCTTCCACGTGGCGGTGCCACCTGCTCAGCACCGCGGACCCGATCGCGGCCGCAAGCACGAAGGACAGAACTCCCAGCACCAGAGGAATCCCCCTGGTCGCAAGCAGGTCGACAACAAAGACCTTCACCGCGCCTATGACGGTGACTCCCGCTGCCACATTTCTTATCTCGACACTCCCCCTGCGATACGCCTTGAGGAAGAGCAGGGCGGCGCCGATATTGATGATAATCGACTGAGCGCACCTGAATGCATCAGTTGGACCTCCCAAAACCCCGTAAGCAATGGCCCTGAACGCCAGGAAGGCGCTGGTCAGGGATACCAACAAAAGGATCAGGGCGCTTCGGTCCAGCCTGTCGATCCGTGAAAAAAACAGGCTGTGTAGAGGCGGCGCGACCTTCCTGGATCTGCGGTAATGGAAGAATGAAACAGCGGAAATGGAGGCCATTGCGGCAATTGTCACCACAGGCGACGCCCCCGGTGGATTTCCGGTGAGAAGGATGAAAGAGGCGCCCATCACAGTTCCCTGGAGGAAGTAGGAAGTGACACGGATTCCCGCGCTGTCCCACGCCACCGAAAGGGAGGAAAGGCCGTAGGCGGCCAGGGAGAGGACAGCAAGGGCTATCACCGATTCGCCGGAAAGGTCCCGGAAAGAAATGGCCATGAGGAAAGCCGCCGGGAAGACCAGTGCATTGATGCCCGACGCTCCGGCCTCCCTGCGCCTCACAATGACGTAAGCCATTGTCATGAAAACGACGGCGATGAAGGTTCCGAATGCCCCTACCGCCACCATTGTGCCCATATCGGACTGAAGGTGGAACCTTGCCAGCATATAGGCCCATGCTGAGGTCAAAGTCGGCAGTATGGAATCGAATGCCCCCAGCCGTTCCTCCTTCTTCCTCGGAATGCGGAGAAAGACGAATCCGACATAGAAGGCGGACATCACCGTCAGTGATGGAATAAACCATTCGCTGGAGTAGGGGCCTCCCAGAGCCACGCCGGTCTCCCGATATGTGAACATTTTGTAATCCCATGCCAGGTAGGAAAGCGTGGTCACCGAGAAGGCAACAACCCGGAGCCACCGGCATTTCGGCAGATCCACAGCGGAAAAGGCAATAATATTAACCGCCAGGAGAAAGCCAGCCAGGTAAAGAAAATTGGGGCTGGGAAAATCGATGGGTATGCCCGCCGCAATTATCCCGATCGTCCCGACGCTCACCGGAATGGCCGCCCGGTACTTATGGCTGATTACCGCCATTCCACCCGCCGCTAAAATCAGCATCAGGTAGGCGGCAAGGGATGGTATGGAACCGAAACCGGCATGGGTTTCATAGACTACGGAGAAGAGAAGGAGCCCTCCGCTGACACTGAATATGGGAGCGAAGGAATGGGATCTGGAGTACATGATCAACCCGGTTCCCTCAAGGAGTGATGCGTATAGAACCCCGAGGATGGACCCGAGGGTGACCCCGACCATCCCGTTATCCGTCAGTGTTCTCAGGAGAAGGGCGAAAAGGAGAATAATGCTGACGGCTGTAAACCGCGACAGTATGGCGGCCATCCCACCTGTCGTCAGCCCTCCCGGCTTCGGCGCAAAAGCTGTTCCTTCCGCCGATATCACGGTGGATGCGGCGCCGGGTTCGTCTCCCCTTCGCACCGCCGGAGAGACTTCTATCATTTTTTCAATGGCGTCGACCCTTCCGGTCAGCGCCTCCACCTCCCGCGAAAGTTTTTCGATCCTGCCGGAAAGCCCCTTCACGTCGTCAGACATAATCTCCCCTCGACGGGCGGCAATGGAATGGGGTCGGGCCCCATTATCAATCAGTTGAACTTGTGGCAGTCCCCGCAGAATTTACCGGGGTTATGATCCGCCCTGTCATCGTGGCACTGATAGCAGGTGTCCCTGCTGTTCACAACCCACGTGTGGGCCTGGTGACAGGTCGTGCAGCCGGCATCCTTATGGTCCTCCACTTTCACGTGAAGCCCCCCAAGATCATCGTGGCAGTCCGTACAATCCACGAGGGGCTCTACTTTCTGGAGGTCCTCATGGCAGTCGGAACACTCCAGGTCACTCATCCCGCCCGTCTTGGCATAATGGGATATGTTCTTCTCCTCGTGGCAAGTAACACAATCCCTTGGAGGGGGCATCCCGCCCGAATGACAGTTGCTGCAGTTCATGAGGGCATGCTTGCCCTTCAGATCCCATGGGTGCCAGCTTTCCCATTTCTTTCCCTCCGGATATCCCTCAGCCCAGTACTTGCTGGGACCACTCTCGGGCATTGTGTGGCAGATTGTGCATTTGCGCCGAATGACCCTGCCATCCTCGCTGACATGTTTGCCGTCGTGACAGCGAAAACAGCCCGGGGAATCCCTGTGCCCGATATTATCCGGATATTTCTTCCAACTCACTTTCATGGATGGGAAAAAATTCTGGCCGTATATGTGTTGAATCGCCTTGATTGCCTGATTGATATCGTCGACTCTGGAGGCCGCCACCTCCGGATATTTTTTATCATAAAACGCCTTGATTCTGCTTTTTATCTCCTCGAAAGCCTGTTTTTTCGTCTCATAATTCCCGACGAGAACGCGGACCCCTTCACGCTTGATGTAGGGCAGGGTGTGGTCTATGCCCTCCTCCACCAGGGCCTGGTCCATACTGCGCTGAGGTGAATTATAGATATGTGTCGGTCTGTTATGACAGACGACACAGTCCACCAGCCGAACCTTGTTGTCCTTTCCGGCGTCTTTCTTCTCCTCGTAGCCCTGGAGTTTGTACTCCACCACACTGCCGTCCGCCTGCTCATCCCAGACAACGGGGATCACCTGAAGATTAGGGTCGGCGGCTCTGAAGGTCACTTTCTCTTCCGACAGCATGTGCCAGTGGATGCCGGATCCTCCTTTTTCGCTCAGATTCTCGCCTCCTCCAATCTTCACGAGCATGGAAACGTCGTGCGGCGTGTTTTTCTCGTCGAAACCAAAATGCGTCCTTACCCTCAGTATGCTGCCGTAGAACTTCGCGGGCCAATGACACATCTCGCAGGTTTCGCGAGCAGGACGGAGATGCTCGATGGCCGGGGGAATGGGTTTGGGATAGGTTTTCAGAAGAACGGCGAACAACTGTCTTGTGCCCGCGAGTTTGGATTTGACGTACCATCCCGCCCCCGGACCCACGTGGCATTCCGCACACAGGACCCTGGCATGGGGTGAGTTCAGCGCAGCGGTAGCCTCGGGGGCCATTACACTGTGGCATAGATCTCCGCAAAATGCCCGTGACTCGGTGAAATGATAGGCCTGGTAAGCAATCACGGTCAGGAGTATAACGGCAAACACCGTGCCTGAAATAAAAACTATAAACCTTACCATGTGTCCCGGTTCGTTCAGGTCCAGGACAGGGAATCTGGGTATTTCGTCGGTGTGGCCTTTTCGCCTTCTCTTGTGTTCATCCCACATCCCCCAGACGATGAGGAGGAAACCCGCCATGAAAGATACCGGAAGGATGAAAAAGAGCAGGACGCCGAAATATGGCGATGGAAACTTGGCCAGAAAATCGATGACAAGCAGGACAACGATCATCAGCGCCGACCCTGCAGAGAGAAGCATCCCCAGATAGCTCATGGGGTTACGCCAGAGGCCCCTCTCAAAGATATTTTTACTTTCCGTCATTATTTACCCCTCCGTGGTTCACCCTGGCGTGACTCCCGCGCGCCTGGTGTTCTTCTATTCACAATCTCACCGCGGCCCACTCTTTTCTCAACTGAACTTTTTTGCACAATAAAACCCGCTAGTCAAGCATCAACAGCGGGCCAGACCTTGCGGAGTTATTCACAATAGATGCCGGCATTGAATGTTGAAGGTGCTCTACCTGCCCTGCCGGCGCCGGGCTGTGTCTATCCCTCCCCCTCTTCCGCACGCAGGAGCTTGTACTCAATGGAATCAACGAGGGCCTGCCAGGAAGCCTCGAGAATATTCGCGGAAACCCCAACAGTGGACCACCTGGTCTTTCCGTCGCCGGACTCGATTATTACCCGGGTGACGGCCGCCGTCCCCTTGTTCTCAGGCAGGATTCTGACCTTGTAGTCCAGCAGCTTGACCTCGCTGAGAACAGGGTAAAATTTGGTCAGCGCTTTGCGCAAGGCGGCATCCATGGCATCAACCGGGCCGTGCCCGACGGAAGCTGTGTGTTCCACGCTGCCGTCCACCTCGACCATTATTGTGGCCTCCGAAAGGGGCGGCTTATCCCATTCCCGCTTCTCATCTATCACTCTGAACCCTTTGAGCCCGAAGAATCTGCGATGTTTTCCCATTGCCTTTTTCAGGAGAAGTTCAAACGACGCCTCGGCCGACTCGTACAGAAAGCCCCTGTTTTCAAGTTCCTTTATCTCTTCGAGGACCCTTGCGATGGCGGGGTCCTTGTCATCCATGCGGATCCCCAACTCAGCCGCCTTGAAAAGGATATTGCTCCTCCCCGAGAGATCGGAAAGCAGGACTCTGGTCCGGTTGCCGACTGAAGACGGGTCGGTATGCTCGTACGTCCGACGATTCCGCTGGATGGCCGAAACGTGTATGCCCCCCTTGTGTGCAAAGGCGCTCCTTCCAACGTAGGGCTGCCGGGAATAGGGGGCCATGTTGGCAAATTCAGAAATTGTCCTCGAAATCTCCCTCAATCTCGACAATTTCTCAGGGGAAACGGATGTTTTCATCCCCATTTTCTGGCTGAGGGCCGGGATGATGGAACACAGGTTGGCGTTTCCGCACCTTTCGCCCCACCCATTGATGGTTCCCTGAACGTGCCGACCGCCCAACTGAAGGAAGAGGAGGGAGTTGGCAACAGCGCACTCGGAATCGTTGTGCATGTGGGCTCCAAGTCTGGCGTCGGGGATCGCTCCCTGGACCTCCAGGACGATCTTCTCCATTTCGCTGGGCAGTGTCCCCCCGTTGGTGTCGCAGAGAACAAGGCAGTCGGCCGAGGCCTTGTGCGCGGCCTGTAAGGTTCTGAGCGCGTATTCCGGATCGTCCTTATAGCCGTCGAAAAAATGCTCTGCATCATAAAAAACAAGGTCCGCGTTGGCTTTGAGGTAGGAGACCGAATCATGGATCATATCGAGATTCTCCTCCAGGGATGTCCTCAGGGCCTCCTTTACGTGAAGGTGCCAACTCTTGCCGAAGATGGTTATGACCTCGGAAGCCCGTAGAAGCGCCTGGATCTGGGGGTCGTCAGCCGCCCTGGTCTTTTTGCGCCGGGTAGACCCGAAAGCCGCAATGCGTGAAATGTCCAGTTTCAGGCTTGCCGTCTTCTCGAAAAACTCCATATCCCTGGGGTTGGATCCCGGCCATCCACCCTCAATGAAATCGATCCCAAGTTCATCAAGACAATGGGCGATAGCTATTTTATCCTTGACCTGAAGGCTGATCTCCTCGGCCTGAGTACCATCCCGCAGGGTCGTATCGTAGACAACAACTCTGTCTTCATCCTCTGTTTTTTTCGCTCCGGCCATTGCTTTTCCGCCTTCCCGGCCGCCATGGCGGCCGACTATACGCTCTCCGTTCCAAGATCAAATGCCTCGTGAAGAATACGAACAGCAAGCTCGGCATACTTCATCTTCACAACGCAGGACACCTTGATCTCCGAGGTGCTTACCATCATTATATTTATGCCCTCATCCGCGAGAGCGCTAAACATTCTGGATGCCACGCCGGAATGATTTCGCATCCCTGTGCCTATGACGGCGATTTTCGCCACCTTTTCGTCCGTAAGGACATCCCTGGCTCCGATATCTTTGCTGACCTTTCGCACAATGCCGAGAGCCTGCGTCAGATCGGTTCTGGGAACGGTAAAGGTCATGTCCGTGTATCCGTCGACGCTGATATTCTGGATAATCATGTCCACATTGATATTGGCCCTGGCTATGGGTCCGAAGAGGCTCGCGGCGATCCCGGGCCTGTCTGGAACCCTGAGGACGGAAATTTTGGCCTCGTTCTTGTCACATGTCACCCCCGAAACCACTACCTTTTCCATATCGTAATCCTCCTTTATAACCCAGGTCCCCTCGACATCACTGAAGGTCGAGCGCACGTGCAGGGGAACATGGTACTTTTTGGCAAATTCAACCGAACGGATCTGGAGCACCTTGGCCCCCTGGCTTGCCATCTCGAGCATCTCGTCGTAGGAGATCCGGGATATTTTCCTGGCATCCGCAACTACGTTTGGATCGGCAGTAAAGATACCCTCAACGTCCGTGTAGATTTCACAGGCATCTGCCTTGAGCGCTGCGGCAATGGCCACGGCGGAGGTGTCCGAACCTCCCCTGCCCAGGGTGGTAACGTTTCCGTTCTCATCCACGCCCTGAAACCCGGGCAGAACTACTACCCGGCCGGCTTTCAGGTTTTCGCGAATTTTTCCGTCATCTATTCTGTGGATCCTCGCTTTTGAATGCACGGGGTCGGTATGTATGGCGATCTGGGAACCCAGCAGCGAGATGGAATCGGCGCCCATGGTTTTAAGGGCCATGGACAGTAGACCGATAGTGACCTGCTCACCGGTAGACACGACGACATCGTATTCCCTGGGATCCGGCGGCTCCATGACGGCAGCGCAAAGAGCAACCAGTTTGTTGGTCTCACCGGCCATGGCTGAGACGACTACCACCACCTCGTTGCCGCCGTCCTTCGCCCTCTTGGCAATTTCGGCCACATGGCGGATCTTCTCGATACTGCCCACCGATGTTCCGCCGAATTTCTGAACAACTAACGCCATCTATTCCCGCCCTCCGGTTTGATAATAGTCCAATGTCCAAAGTCCAAAGTCCAGATTACAACTTCCCCTCGATAAATCTCCCCATGAGCTCATGTCCCCTATCCAGGAGCAGGCCCGTGCTCTGTGCGTTCCTCTCCGAGTAGGCAAGGCCGGAGCCGTTACCGGTGTTCTCGGAGTCCAGGACGGCAAAGGGCACCGGTTCCCCGGAATGGGTCTTGATGGCAAGGGGAGTGGCATGATCCGGCATCACCAGCGCTCTGAATGGTTTCCCGGTGGCCCTCATTCCTTCGAGGACAGGGCCAACCACTTCGGCATCAAAATCCTCCAGCGCCCTGAGCTTATTTTCGAGCGAACCGCCGTGGGAGGCCTCGTCCGGAGCCTCGACGTGCAGGTAGACCAGATCAACCTTCTCCAGGGCGCTTAGAGCAGCCAGAGCCTTGCCGGAATAGTTCGTATCCAGATATCCCGTCGCCCCTGGAACATCCACAACGGTAAACCCGACGGAAACGCCCAATCCCCTCAACAGGTCAACAGCCGTTATCATGGCGCCGTCAATTCCATACCTGTCGTGAAAATGGGAAATGTGGGGGCGTTTACCCTGGCCCCATAGCCAGATGGCGTTCACGGGGTTTGCCCCTGATTCAACCCTTGCACGGTTTGCAGGGTTCCCAGGAAGGGCCTGAACCGAACGCTTCATCAGGTCCAGCACCACGTCCGCGGCCTCTCCACGCGGCCACCCCGCCCCGACAGGCTGATCGGTCAGGTCGTGAGGAGGGGCTGTCTCGAGATCGTCCAACCCGTTCCTCCAGACCACAAGATGCCTGTAGGAAACGCCCGGGTGAAACTCGATCCCGTTCCCCGCAAGGTTCTCGCTCAGGGTCGCTAATATGGACTCAGCCTCTGGGCCGCTGGGATGTCCGCCGGCAAAATCCACCATGATCCATCGAGGATCAATCTCCCCTAATGGCAGCGCCGTGTCCGGCCCATCCGGGCCTGGCAGGCCCAGGGTGACAAGATTGCAGCGGAAGGCCACATCGTCAGGGCCAAGAGCAACGCCCATGCCTGCGGCCTCAATGGGGGACCGGCCGGTGTAGACCGTAGCAGGGTCGTAACCGAGGACTGAAAGGTTGGCGACGTCGCTGCCCAACGCCATCCCCGCGGGGATGGTTCGTGCAAGGCCAATAATACCGCTCATGGACATTCGGTCCATATTGGGTGTATCAGCCACTTCAAGAGGGGTCTTCCCCCCCAGTTCATCCATCGGGCGATCGGCCATCCCATCTCCGAGCAGTACGATATATTTACGTTTTTCGTTCATCTCAGTTTCCTGTTATTGATGACTTTTACGAAGTCATTAATATCCTCATCAAAAAACTCTCCCCGATCGTCACGTCCAGGGCATCGATCTCCTGAAGGGCCTCTAACATCCGTGAGAAAACGGCCTCATGGGTAATCATCACAAGGGGCACCCCACCCCCCGGGTCCGTCTCACGGCCCCGCTGGATTACAGAACTGATGCTGATCCCGTGCTTTCCCAGGATACCGGAGATGGTGGAGAGAACACCGGGGCTGTCGTGAGCGGAGACCCTGACATAGAACTCGCTGGCTGTATTCCCCGCAAGCTTCATGGGCGGTTCACTATTGCTTATGGTCCTGTAACCGCTCACGGGTATCCTCTCCACCGCCCCGGACAGGATGTCCCGGACACAGGAAACCACATCCGAGACCACGGCGCTCCCGGTGGGAAGCCTTCCCGCTCCCCTGCCATAATACAGGGATGGCCCGAGGTTGTCGTCCTGGATATAGACCGCGTTAAAAATCCCGTCCACTGAGGCAAGCGGATGCCCTTCCGGGACAAGTGACGGATGGACCCACGCCTCAACCTCGCCGCCGGATCGCCCGGCAGTCGCGAGGAGTTTGATCCGGCACCCGAAATCCTCGGCCACTTCGAGATCCAGCGGAATCAACCGGGAAATCCCCTGGTACGGAAAATCTTCCGGGGAAACGGGAATATTGAAGCAAAGGTTGACCAGAATGGCCAGTTTCTGGGCAGCATCGACACCATCGACGTCCATGGCCGGATCGGCCTCGGCATACCCCTTATCCTGCGCATCCCCGAGAACACTGGAGAAGGTCATGTGCTCCTTGTGCATGCGGGTCAGTATGTAGTTGCAGGTCCCGTTTATGATGCCGGTCACGGAGAGGATCCGGTTTGCCACGAGCCCGACCTTGATTGTGCGAACGAGGGGGATTCCTCCTGCAACGCTGCCCTCGAACCCGAGGGTCACCCCCTTCGCCCCGGCCTTTTTCGAAAGCTCGGACCAATGGGTTGAAAGGAGGGCCTTGTTGGCGGTGACAATGTGCTTTCCCCTGTTGATTGCCGCAAGTATATAGCTCCGCGCCGGTTCGATGCCGCCGATGAGTTCCACCACGATCTGAACCTCAGGATCGTTGATCACATCCATGGCATCGACAGTCATGACCCCCTCAGGGACAGTTACGTCCCTGGGGCGGTCCGGATCGATGTCGGCCACGCGGACAACCTCGATGGACGCGCCCAGACGGCTTGCCAGGAGGCCTGAGTTGCGCTGAAGGATCTCCATGACCCCGCACCCGATGTTTCCCAGGCCAATGATTCCTATCTTTACAGATTTCACTTCCTTGCCCTTATGACCCTTTTCGCCACCAGTTGGCCCATTTCGGAGCAGGAGACAAGTCGTGTGCCCTCGCTGAAGATATCCCC from bacterium BMS3Abin14 encodes:
- the hom gene encoding homoserine dehydrogenase — translated: MKSVKIGIIGLGNIGCGVMEILQRNSGLLASRLGASIEVVRVADIDPDRPRDVTVPEGVMTVDAMDVINDPEVQIVVELIGGIEPARSYILAAINRGKHIVTANKALLSTHWSELSKKAGAKGVTLGFEGSVAGGIPLVRTIKVGLVANRILSVTGIINGTCNYILTRMHKEHMTFSSVLGDAQDKGYAEADPAMDVDGVDAAQKLAILVNLCFNIPVSPEDFPYQGISRLIPLDLEVAEDFGCRIKLLATAGRSGGEVEAWVHPSLVPEGHPLASVDGIFNAVYIQDDNLGPSLYYGRGAGRLPTGSAVVSDVVSCVRDILSGAVERIPVSGYRTISNSEPPMKLAGNTASEFYVRVSAHDSPGVLSTISGILGKHGISISSVIQRGRETDPGGGVPLVMITHEAVFSRMLEALQEIDALDVTIGESFLMRILMTS